One stretch of Streptomyces peucetius DNA includes these proteins:
- a CDS encoding phytoene desaturase family protein: protein MPAHASYDAVIVGGGHNGLVAAAYLARAGRSVLVLERRADTGGAAVSSRPFPGMDARLSRFSYLVSLLPDKIVRDLELDFAVRKRTVSSYTPRGGGGLLVGGGRTRESFAELIGGDREYTAWQEFYAITGQVARRVFPTLTGPLPNREELRAVVGDEQAWRMLFEEPIGAAIEQRFTHDLVRGVVLTDALIGTFADAHDPSLVQNRCFLYHVIGGGTGDWDVPVGGMGALTGALAASARKAGAEIAVEHEVLAVGTDGERAEVAFRTPTGEGAVGARRVLVNASPQELAALLGEPAPEAAEGAQLKVNMLLRRLPRLRDVSVAPKDAFAGTFHVSEGYEQLATAYREAAAGRLPSAPPSEIYCHSLTDPSILSPELAAQGCHTLTLFGLHTPARLFAADNDRARDELLAATLAELDAYLEEPIADCLALDANGDPCIEAKTPLDLERELRLPGGHIFHRDLSCPYATEAGGRWGVETAHANVLLCGAGAVRGGGVSGVPGHNAAMAALGR, encoded by the coding sequence ATGCCCGCACACGCCTCGTACGACGCCGTGATCGTGGGCGGCGGCCACAACGGTCTGGTCGCCGCCGCCTACCTGGCCCGCGCCGGCCGCTCCGTCCTGGTGCTGGAGCGCCGGGCGGACACCGGGGGAGCGGCCGTCTCCTCTCGCCCGTTCCCCGGCATGGACGCCCGGCTGTCCCGGTTCTCGTACCTGGTCTCGCTGCTGCCGGACAAGATCGTGCGCGATCTGGAGCTGGACTTCGCCGTACGCAAGCGGACCGTCTCCTCCTACACGCCGAGGGGCGGCGGCGGTCTCCTGGTGGGCGGTGGCCGCACCCGCGAGTCGTTCGCGGAACTCATCGGCGGCGACCGGGAGTACACGGCGTGGCAGGAGTTCTACGCGATCACCGGGCAGGTCGCCCGCCGGGTGTTCCCGACGCTGACCGGGCCGCTGCCCAACCGGGAGGAACTACGGGCCGTGGTCGGTGACGAGCAGGCCTGGCGGATGCTGTTCGAGGAGCCGATCGGCGCCGCGATCGAGCAGCGGTTCACCCACGACCTCGTTCGCGGCGTGGTGCTCACCGACGCGCTGATCGGTACGTTCGCCGACGCCCACGATCCGTCGCTGGTCCAGAACCGGTGCTTCCTCTACCACGTCATCGGCGGCGGCACCGGCGACTGGGACGTGCCGGTCGGCGGCATGGGCGCGCTCACCGGCGCGCTGGCCGCCTCCGCACGCAAGGCCGGGGCGGAGATCGCCGTCGAGCACGAGGTGCTCGCCGTCGGGACCGACGGCGAGAGGGCCGAGGTCGCCTTCCGCACCCCGACGGGCGAGGGTGCCGTCGGCGCCCGCCGGGTCCTGGTCAACGCCTCGCCGCAGGAACTGGCCGCGCTGCTCGGCGAACCGGCACCCGAGGCCGCGGAGGGCGCGCAGCTGAAGGTGAACATGCTGCTGCGCCGGCTGCCCCGGCTGCGGGACGTCTCCGTCGCTCCGAAGGACGCTTTCGCGGGGACGTTCCATGTCTCCGAGGGCTACGAACAGCTGGCCACCGCCTACCGGGAGGCTGCCGCCGGCCGGCTGCCGAGCGCCCCGCCGTCCGAGATCTACTGCCATTCGCTGACCGATCCCTCCATCCTGTCGCCGGAGCTCGCCGCCCAGGGCTGCCACACCCTGACGCTCTTCGGACTGCACACCCCGGCCCGGCTCTTCGCCGCCGACAACGACCGGGCGCGCGACGAGCTGCTGGCGGCGACGCTCGCCGAACTCGACGCGTATCTGGAGGAGCCGATCGCCGACTGCCTCGCGCTCGACGCGAACGGCGACCCGTGCATCGAGGCGAAGACACCGCTCGACCTGGAACGGGAACTGCGGCTGCCCGGCGGCCACATCTTCCACCGCGACCTGTCCTGTCCGTACGCCACGGAGGCCGGCGGCCGCTGGGGCGTGGAGACGGCGCACGCCAATGTGCTGCTGTGCGGAGCGGGCGCGGTGCGCGGCGGCGGGGTGAGCGGGGTGCCCGGCCACAACGCCGCGATGGCGGCGCTGGGCCGGTGA
- a CDS encoding serine/threonine-protein kinase, whose product MAETRLIQGRYRLLDLIGRGGMGEVWRARDESLGRHVAVKCLKPIGSQPDRSFTGVLRERFRREARVAAALQHRGVTVVHDFGEHEGVLYLVMELLEGRNLSQLLDDNKQRPLPVADVVDIADQIADALDYTHERGIVHRDLKPANIMRLTGGGVKICDFGIARLGEDIGFTSKLTGTGIAMGTPHYMSPEQIAGGQVDHRSDLYSLGCVLYELATGAPPFDVGDTWSILVGHRDTAPRPLREHRDEIPEFLDLMVLDLLAKTPEERPGAAGDLRHRIHAAGHVRHRPAVVPLQRDPVPDAARGTALPYWTRGMTVGHRATGAVAAGPVPPGLDHTAALTGQWTTRPAPHGDVPAPAAHQAVPASAAHQAVGASAAHQAVAASAGSERTTPPPELLAVLDTRHNAGLSLGRLGRWDEAGEVHRAVAADRETLLGPDHPDTLSSRYEVAFSLSRTGRATDALAEFGHVATGRERALGPDHPDTLAARQETAYVLGGLGRYTEADRVYAAVLESRERTMGPDHPDTLRCRHNLAFNLGRMGRVEESHRIAEDVAQARARVLGPDHPDTLVTRYEAAHALGQLGRWLDALTAYQDVAAARAQALGPDHPDTLAARYETGICLGRLGRGAEALDVYRGLVADRTRTAGPDDPETLRARHGLGVNLGRLGRWDEALAEAREVSALREQVLGPDHPEALVSLREVAVALGWLARWSDAMGVYEQVARARERVLGPDHPDTLSSRNDEAHCLEQLGRHAEAVELYRQVAALRRTVAEQTPGG is encoded by the coding sequence ATGGCGGAAACCAGGCTGATCCAGGGCCGGTACCGACTGCTCGATCTCATCGGGCGAGGCGGTATGGGCGAGGTGTGGCGGGCCCGCGACGAATCTCTCGGACGGCATGTGGCCGTCAAGTGCCTCAAGCCGATCGGATCGCAGCCCGACCGGTCCTTCACCGGGGTCCTGCGGGAACGCTTCCGCCGCGAGGCCCGCGTCGCCGCGGCGCTCCAGCACCGCGGCGTGACCGTGGTCCACGACTTCGGCGAGCACGAGGGCGTGCTGTACCTGGTGATGGAGCTGCTCGAGGGCCGCAACCTCAGCCAGCTGCTCGACGACAACAAGCAGCGCCCGCTGCCGGTCGCCGACGTCGTCGACATCGCCGACCAGATCGCCGACGCCCTCGACTACACCCACGAACGGGGCATCGTGCACCGTGATCTGAAGCCCGCGAACATCATGCGGCTCACCGGCGGCGGGGTGAAGATCTGCGACTTCGGAATAGCGCGCCTCGGCGAGGACATCGGCTTCACGTCCAAGCTCACCGGCACGGGCATCGCCATGGGCACGCCGCACTACATGTCGCCCGAACAGATCGCCGGCGGCCAGGTCGACCACCGCAGTGACCTGTACTCGCTGGGCTGCGTGCTCTACGAACTGGCCACCGGCGCTCCGCCCTTCGACGTCGGCGACACCTGGTCCATCCTCGTCGGCCACCGGGACACGGCCCCCCGGCCGCTGCGCGAACACCGTGACGAGATCCCCGAGTTCCTCGACCTGATGGTGCTCGACCTGCTCGCCAAGACACCCGAGGAACGGCCCGGAGCCGCGGGCGACCTGAGGCACCGCATCCACGCCGCGGGCCATGTGCGCCACCGGCCGGCCGTGGTGCCCCTGCAGCGCGACCCCGTGCCGGACGCGGCACGCGGGACCGCCCTGCCGTACTGGACGCGCGGGATGACCGTCGGCCACCGGGCGACCGGCGCCGTCGCCGCCGGTCCGGTGCCGCCCGGCCTCGACCACACGGCGGCGCTGACCGGGCAGTGGACCACCCGCCCCGCACCGCACGGGGACGTCCCGGCCCCTGCCGCGCACCAGGCGGTTCCGGCGTCCGCCGCGCACCAGGCGGTGGGGGCGTCGGCCGCGCACCAGGCGGTTGCGGCGTCCGCCGGCTCCGAGCGGACCACCCCGCCGCCCGAGCTGCTCGCCGTACTCGACACCCGGCACAACGCGGGCCTGAGCCTCGGGCGCCTGGGCCGCTGGGACGAGGCGGGCGAGGTGCACCGCGCGGTGGCCGCCGACCGGGAGACGCTGCTGGGCCCCGACCATCCCGACACGCTCTCCAGCCGCTACGAGGTCGCCTTCAGCCTCAGCCGCACCGGCCGCGCCACGGACGCGCTCGCGGAGTTCGGCCATGTCGCGACCGGCCGGGAGCGGGCGCTGGGCCCCGACCACCCCGACACGCTCGCCGCCCGCCAGGAGACCGCCTATGTGCTGGGCGGCCTCGGCCGGTACACCGAGGCCGACCGGGTGTACGCGGCCGTCCTCGAGTCCCGCGAGCGCACCATGGGCCCCGACCATCCCGACACCCTGCGCTGCCGCCACAACCTCGCCTTCAACCTGGGCCGCATGGGACGCGTCGAGGAGTCGCACCGGATCGCCGAGGACGTCGCACAGGCCCGCGCCCGGGTGCTCGGCCCCGACCACCCCGACACGCTCGTCACCCGCTACGAGGCGGCCCACGCGCTCGGGCAGCTGGGCCGCTGGTTGGACGCGCTGACCGCCTACCAGGACGTGGCGGCAGCACGGGCCCAGGCACTGGGCCCCGACCACCCGGACACCCTCGCCGCCCGCTACGAGACCGGTATCTGCCTCGGCCGGCTCGGCCGCGGCGCCGAGGCCCTCGACGTCTACCGCGGCCTCGTCGCCGACCGCACCCGTACAGCCGGCCCGGACGACCCGGAGACCCTGCGCGCCCGCCACGGCCTCGGCGTCAACCTCGGCCGGCTCGGCCGCTGGGACGAGGCGCTGGCCGAGGCGCGCGAGGTGAGCGCCCTGCGTGAGCAGGTGCTCGGCCCCGACCACCCCGAGGCCCTGGTGAGCCTGCGGGAGGTGGCTGTGGCACTCGGCTGGCTGGCCCGCTGGTCCGACGCCATGGGCGTGTACGAGCAGGTGGCGCGCGCCCGCGAGCGGGTGCTGGGCCCCGACCACCCCGACACCCTGTCCAGCCGCAACGACGAGGCGCACTGCCTGGAACAGCTCGGGCGCCACGCGGAGGCCGTCGAGCTGTACCGGCAGGTCGCCGCGCTGCGCCGGACCGTGGCGGAGCAGACGCCCGGCGGTTAG